GGCGATGAGGGTGGTGGGGCAGACGTCGGGGCAGCGGGTGAAACCGAAGAAGAGGAGGACCACCTTGTCCTGGAACTGGGAGAGGCGCACGGGGCCTTGGGGGCCTTCCAGGGCGAAGTCCACGGGCTTGGGGTTAAGAAGCCTCGTGCCGTAGAAGGTGTGCCCCCGGGGAAGGAGGAGGTAGGCCAGGGCCAAGAGGGCGAGGAGGGCAAGGAGGACGGGCAGAAGCCTCTTCATCGCGCCTCCACGGGAAGGACCACCTTAAGGACCTTCCCGTCGGCGAAGAGGAGGTCAAGCTCCACCCCCTCCCCTGCCTTTAGGGGCCGCTTCAGGCCGAGGAGCATGAAGTGGTACCCCCCGGGTTTGAGCTCCACCCGGCCCTTGGGCGGGACCTCGAGGAAGGCCACGGGGCGCATCCCCATCACCTTCTTCCCCTCCACCTCTCGGACGTAGGTCTCGTGGAGCTCCACCCGCTCGGCCACGGGCGTCCTCGCCCCCACGAGGCGGAGGGGGAGGTCCCCGGGGTTCTCCAGGGTGAGGTACGCCGCGGCGTTGGGGCCAGGGGAGAAGCGGACCCAGCCCTCCCGGACCACCTGGGCCGAGGCCAAGGCCAGCAGGAAGAGGAGTCCAATCCAGCGCCTCATGCCCCCACTATAGGGAAGGCCCCCGGGACAAACGTACCTCCCGGGGAGTGCAAGTAGGATGGGGGTTATGGAGATCCTGGTGTCCGCCCTCGAGGCCGTCCCCGGGTACCGGGTCGCCCAGGTCCTGGGCGGAGTGAAGGGGAGCACGGTGCGCTCCAAGCACCTGGGCAAGGACCTCCTGGCGGGCCTCCGCACCTTGGTGGGCGGGGAGCTCCCCGAGTACACGGAGATGCTCCAGGAGGCCCGGGAGGTGGCTGAGGCCCGGATGCCGGAGGAGGCGAGGAGGCTTGGGGCCCACGCCGTCCTCGGCGTGCGCTACGCCGCCGCGAGCGTCATGCAAGGGGCGGCGGAGGTCCCGGACTACGGGACGGCGGTCCGGCTGGAGCCCGCCCGGGAGCGGTGATGCGCCGCGCCGCCCCCTTCTTCATCCTCCCCTTCTTCCTCCAGCTTTTGGGCCTGGGGGACACCCCCTTGGGCGGGGGGCTTTGCGGGGAGGTCTTCCGGGCGCAAGACCCCGCCCTCGCCCTGAAGACCCCGGGCTTCTGGTACGGCCTCCTCTTCATGGTCCTCCTGGCCTTGGAGCTGGGTTACGGCCTCTCCCTCCTCCTCCTTCCCCTTTTGGAGGTGCGCCCGGGAAAAGGATGGGTGAGGGCGGGGCGCTACCTGGTGGGAACGCTCCTTCTCCTCTTCCTCCTCACCCGCACCACCGGCCTCCCCACGCCGGGCCCCGGGGGCTGGACCCTGGAGCCCGCCCCCCTGGACCCCCTCTCCCTCCTCCTCGTGGGGCTTTCCCTGGCGGGGGGGCTTCTTCTAAGGGAGAATGGAGGGCATGGAGCGGCTTCTTGAGGTGATGCGCCGCCTGCGGGGGCCCGGGGGGTGCCCCTGGGACCGGGCCCAGACCCACGAAAGCCTCGTCCCCTACCTCCTGGAGGAGGCGAGCGAGGCGGCGGACGCCCTCCTTAAGGGCGACCCCCAGGAGATGGCCGAGGAGCTCGGGGACGTCCTCCTGCAGGTGGCCTTCCACAGCGTCATCGCCGAGGAGGAGGGCCGCTTCACCTACGGGGACGTGGAGCGGGCCATCGTGGAGAAGCTCATCCGCCGCCACCCCCACGTCTTCAACGTACGCTCGGGCGTGACTGGGGAGGCCACCGCCAAGACCCCGGAGGAGGTGAAGGCCCGCTGGGAGGACCTGAAGGCCCAAGAGGGCAAGAAGGAGGACCCCTGCGGCCTGCCCAAGGGGCTTCCCACCCTGCTCCGGGCCTACGAGCTCCAGCGGAAGGGGATGGACCCGGGGAGCGAGGAAGGCCTGAGGAAGGCCCTGGAAGAGGGCGACCTGGAGGAAGCGCTTTGGCACCTGGTGGGGCTTTTCGCCAAGAAGGGGATGGACCCCGAGAGCGCCTTAAGGCGGCGCTCCCTCAGGGCCTGCCGGGAGGGCTAGAGCCCCCGCCCGGCTTCCGCCTGGCCGCGGTGGCCGTGCCCCTTCTGGGGGAGCACCTCCTCTTCACCCTAAGAAGCCCCCACCTCCCCACCCACGCCGGCCAGGTGAGCTTCCCCGGGGGGGTGGTGGAGCCGGGGGAGGGCGTGGTGGAGGCCGCCCTGAGGGAGGCCGAGGAGGAGGTGGGGCTAAGGGGGGTGGAGCCTTTGGGCTTCCTCCCCCCCACCCTTTCTCCCCAGGGCTTTCTGGTCCAGCCCGTGGTGGTCTTCCGGGAGGACCTGCCCCTCCTTAGGCCCAACCCCGAGGAGGTGGCGGAGGTCCTCCTCGCTCCCCTGGGGGAGCTATTGGCGGTGGAGCCCTGGAGCGAGGTGCGCCTAAACCGCACCGTCTGGCACTTTCCCTGGCGGGGGGTGGACATCTGGGGGGTGACGGGGAACATCCTCAAGGAGTTCCTAGAGGTGTGGCGTGAAGCGCACCGGGGTCCTCCTCGCGGACCTCTTTGACGAGCGGGGGTTCCTCTACCCCTACCACCGGGTGCGGGAAGCGGGGTACGCCCCCACGGTCCTCGGCCTCGAGGCCCGGGAGTACCGGGCCAAGTCGGGCTTCGCTTCCTGGGGCCTTGCGGCGAAGCCTCGAGGTCCTCGCCCTGGCGCGGGAGGGGAAGCCCGTGGGGGTCATGGGCTTTACCGGGAAAGGGGGTGGACGGCAACCTGGTCACCGCCCAAGGACCTCCCCACCTTCATGCGGGCCTTCTTGGGCCTCTTCAAAGGGTGAAGCGGGTCCCCGCCTCCCCGGCGAGCACCCGGGCCAAAACCCCCCTCTCCCCCTTGGCGATGGCCGCCCAGGGGGCCCCGGCCCGGAGGGCGGAGAGGGCCGCCTCCACCTTGGGGATCATCCCCCCCTGGAGGACGCCCGCCTCCCTCAGGGCCGCCACCTCCTCCGGGGTGAGGTGGGGGAGGCGGCTTTGGGGGTCCTTGGGGTCCCGGTAGACCCCCTCCACGTCGGTGAGGAAGACGGCGGGCCACCCCAAGGCCCCGGCCACGGCCCCCGCGGCGGTGTCGGCGTTGACGTTGAGGGGACCTTCCTCGTCCAAGGCGATGGGGGCGAGGAGGGGGGTGTAGCCCTTCGCCAAAAGGTCCAGGAGGAGCCCCACCTCCACCCCCACCACCTCCCCCACCCGGCCGAGGCCGGGAAGGGCCCTCCCCTTCAGGCAGAGGGCGTCCCGCCCCGAGAGGGCCAAAGCCTTCCGCCCCCTTCGGGAAAGCCCCTCCGCCAGGCGCTTTCCCGTGAGGTAAAGGGCCATCTCCACCACCTCGAGCTGCTCCGGGGGCGTCACCCGAAGCCCCCCCACGAAGCGGCTCTCGTACCCCAGGCGGCCAAGCCAGGCCCCGATCTCGGGCCCGCCCCCGTGGACGAGGACGAGGGGGCCGGGGTAGGCGGCGAGCTCGGAAAGTAGGGCTTCCGCCCCCCTAAGGCTTCCTCCCACCTTCACCAAAAGGGCCTCACTCAAGGTAGACCACCTCCTCGGGCAGGCCCTCCTCCTCCTCGGCCTCCAGGAGGTCGGCGAAGCCCAGAAGGGCGTGGTCCGGATGGAGGCCGAAGCGGGCGGCGAGGGCCCGGACCGCGTGCTCCGGCGGGAGGGCCTGGGCCCTCGTCAGGAGGGGGGCAAGGTCGGCCGGGGCCTTCAGGGCCGCCCCAAGCTCCGGACCCGCGCGCAGCTCCGCCTTCACCTCCCCCCCCTCGGCCAGGAGGAAGAGGAGGTCCTCCTCGCTGAGGACCAGGAAGGCCAAGGCCTGCCCTAGGCGGGAAAGCTCCCGCAGGAAGGCCCGGATGGCCTCCGGGTCCTCCTCCGCCTCGAGGGCCTCGTGGTAGAGGCTCGTCCAGGGAGGGTCGGGCACCAGGTAGACCCCGGCCCCCCCCGTGCGCCCCTCGGCCCAGGCCGCCACCGCCTCCAGGGAGGCCTGCACGTGCAAGGAAAGGAAGCTCCGCACCACGCCCTATACTAGCCCTTGTGAGCGCCCTCTACCGCCGCTTCCG
This region of Thermus thermophilus genomic DNA includes:
- a CDS encoding copper chaperone PCu(A)C, whose amino-acid sequence is MRRWIGLLFLLALASAQVVREGWVRFSPGPNAAAYLTLENPGDLPLRLVGARTPVAERVELHETYVREVEGKKVMGMRPVAFLEVPPKGRVELKPGGYHFMLLGLKRPLKAGEGVELDLLFADGKVLKVVLPVEAR
- a CDS encoding YbjQ family protein — translated: MGVMEILVSALEAVPGYRVAQVLGGVKGSTVRSKHLGKDLLAGLRTLVGGELPEYTEMLQEAREVAEARMPEEARRLGAHAVLGVRYAAASVMQGAAEVPDYGTAVRLEPARER
- a CDS encoding MazG family protein; translation: MEGMERLLEVMRRLRGPGGCPWDRAQTHESLVPYLLEEASEAADALLKGDPQEMAEELGDVLLQVAFHSVIAEEEGRFTYGDVERAIVEKLIRRHPHVFNVRSGVTGEATAKTPEEVKARWEDLKAQEGKKEDPCGLPKGLPTLLRAYELQRKGMDPGSEEGLRKALEEGDLEEALWHLVGLFAKKGMDPESALRRRSLRACREG
- a CDS encoding NUDIX hydrolase — translated: MAVPLLGEHLLFTLRSPHLPTHAGQVSFPGGVVEPGEGVVEAALREAEEEVGLRGVEPLGFLPPTLSPQGFLVQPVVVFREDLPLLRPNPEEVAEVLLAPLGELLAVEPWSEVRLNRTVWHFPWRGVDIWGVTGNILKEFLEVWREAHRGPPRGPL
- the argB gene encoding acetylglutamate kinase — translated: MSEALLVKVGGSLRGAEALLSELAAYPGPLVLVHGGGPEIGAWLGRLGYESRFVGGLRVTPPEQLEVVEMALYLTGKRLAEGLSRRGRKALALSGRDALCLKGRALPGLGRVGEVVGVEVGLLLDLLAKGYTPLLAPIALDEEGPLNVNADTAAGAVAGALGWPAVFLTDVEGVYRDPKDPQSRLPHLTPEEVAALREAGVLQGGMIPKVEAALSALRAGAPWAAIAKGERGVLARVLAGEAGTRFTL